A single genomic interval of Daucus carota subsp. sativus chromosome 1, DH1 v3.0, whole genome shotgun sequence harbors:
- the LOC108193703 gene encoding mitochondrial zinc maintenance protein 1, mitochondrial produces MGVEALSAYRAVLRAIRKSFRGDDLMLRESAKEVRKKFEESRFVNSPPEIQRLLDEAREAADFIANMIVQAKPNDRGTYEVKPSTEHAGATLEVVSEELLNKSV; encoded by the exons ATGGGCGTGGAAGCGTTGAGTGCATACAGAGCGGTTCTCCGAGCGATTCGTAAATCGTTCCGAGGTGACGATTTGATGCTGAGGGAATCAGCGAAAGAGGTTCGCAAAAAATTCGAAGAGAGCCGTTTTGTTAACTCGCCGCCGGAGATTCAGAGACTTCTAGACGAAGCTCGCGAAGCTGCCGACTTTATCGCCAACATGATTGTACAAGCCAAGCCCAATGATCGTGGCACCTATG AAGTGAAACCGAGCACTGAGCATGCAGGGGCTACTCTTGAAGTTGTTTCTGAAGAGCTCCTTAACAAGTCTGTATGA
- the LOC108195189 gene encoding pectinesterase inhibitor 6-like, giving the protein MMSHFITFLLSLTVLTLLTYSASSENGDDYVQDACSVTRYRNLCIRSLSPFSTTAKRNPTTWARAGVSVTISEAKRVASHLVKLSSSGGRYKGALQDCVEVFQDSLDNLHKSLYVLRELNGQTFTSQMSDVTTWMSAALTDEDTCLDGFSGHKGRQIKSLQNRIRNVSYITSNALALVNKLATTGVSDP; this is encoded by the coding sequence ATGATGTCACATTTTATAACTTTTCTTTTGTCACTGACAGTCCTGACACTGCTCACGTATTCCGCCTCGTCCGAAAACGGTGATGATTACGTTCAAGATGCTTGCAGTGTTACACGATACCGCAATCTCTGCATCCGCTCTCTATCACCGTTTTCAACTACAGCAAAGCGCAACCCTACTACATGGGCACGAGCCGGGGTGTCAGTGACCATTAGCGAAGCCAAGAGAGTCGCTAGTCATCTCGTGAAGTTGAGTTCCTCTGGAGGAAGATATAAAGGTGCCCTTCAGGACTGCGTCGAGGTTTTTCAAGATTCACTTGACAATCTTCATAAATCACTGTATGTACTGAGAGAACTGAATGGTCAGACATTCACTTCGCAAATGAGCGATGTGACGACATGGATGAGTGCTGCTCTTACTGATGAAGACACCTGCTTGGATGGATTTAGCGGGCACAAGGGAAGGCAGATCAAGTCGTTGCAGAATCGAATCAGAAATGTTAGTTATATCACTAGCAATGCCTTGGCTCTTGTTAATAAACTCGCAACAACAGGTGTATCAGATCCTTAG
- the LOC108195714 gene encoding (3S,6E)-nerolidol synthase 1-like, translating into MAQDMANIKRELMVKNIGRDPYKDLIMVDVVQRLGIDYEFKEEIEQVLERQYTAIDELVNNKDLYFVSLCFRLLRQHQYYVSADAFNNFVNKTRNLEIRGESNDALMSLYEASQLRVEGEEVLDEAEYLSRLLLQERMKFLNHDQSIAIKNTLAHPHHKSFARITEKHIISNVVNGNEGYEKALQELVTTDLALMRTIHDRELSAVSRWWNDLGLAQELKLVRDQPLKWYMCTTALLTDPGFSEERIELAKPISLIYIIDDIFDLYGTIDELTLFTEAVNRWDIAATEQLPDYMQKCFLSLHNITNEIGYKIYKKFGLNPIDYLKISWSKLCNAFLEESKWFASGHLPLAEEYLNNGIVSSGVHVALVHMFFLIGDGSTKEQAELITSNASMLSYPAAILRLWDDLGSAKDENQKGHDGSYVTCYMKEHGEVSVEAARKHVQDMISDTWKRLNKECFSPNPYSKTFIKGCLNLARMVPLLYNYADNQSLPQLEEYMKSMFVLPLNC; encoded by the exons ATG GCACAAGATATGGCAAATATTAAGCGTGAACTCATGGTGAAGAACATAGGGCGTGATCCGTATAAAGATTTGATCATGGTAGACGTTGTTCAAAGGTTAGGGATTGATTATGAGTTTAAGGAGGAGATTGAACAAGTGCTGGAGAGGCAGTATACAGCAATTGATGAACTTGTGAACAATAAAGATCTATACTTTGTTTCACTTTGTTTCCGACTGCTCAGACAACACCAGTACTATGTGTCTGCag ATGCTTTTAACAACTTCGTTAACAAGACGAGGAATCTAGAGATAAGGGGGGAAAGTAATGATGCCTTGATGAGCTTGTATGAAGCGTCGCAGCTAAGAGTGGAAGGAGAAGAGGTTCTTGATGAAGCTGAATACTTGAGCCGCCTACTTCTCCaggaaagaatgaaatttctGAATCATGACCAGTCTATTGCTATAAAAAATACCCTAGCTCATCCCCACCACAAAAGTTTCGCGAGGATTACTGAAAAGCATATTATCAGCAATGTAGTTAATGGTAACGAAGGATATGAAAAGGCCTTGCAGGAACTAGTAACTACAGATTTAGCTCTTATGCGAACTATACATGACAGAGAATTAAGTGCAGTCTCAag GTGGTGGAATGACTTGGGATTAGCACAAGAGTTGAAATTAGTGAGAGATCAGCCCCTGAAATGGTATATGTGCACTACAGCTCTCCTAACAGATCCAGGTTTTTCTGAGGAAAGAATCGAGCTAGCAAAACCTATATCACTTATCTACATCATAGATGATATTTTTGATCTTTATGGGACCATTGATGAACTCACTCTTTTCACTGAAGCTGTCAATAG GTGGGATATCGCGGCTACTGAGCAACTACCAGACTACATGCAGAAGTGTTTCCTTTCTCTGCATAACATCACTAATGAGATTGGATACAAGATCTATAAGAAATTTGGCCTGAACCCCATAGACTACTTAAAAATATCG TGGTCCAAATTGTGCAATGCATTTTTAGAAGAATCAAAATGGTTTGCTTCGGGACACTTGCCACTAGCAGAAGAGTACCTGAATAATGGAATTGTTAGTTCAGGGGTACACGTCGCTCTAGTCCACATGTTCTTTCTCATAGGAGATGGTTCGACAAAAGAACAAGCTGAATTGATTACTAGTAATGCGAGTATGTTATCATATCCAGCAGCCATACTCAGACTCTGGGACGATTTGGGCAGTGCCAAG GATGAGAATCAGAAAGGCCATGACGGGTCATACGTGACCTGCTACATGAAAGAACATGGAGAAGTATCTGTTGAAGCTGCGCGAAAACATGTTCAGGACATGATTTCTGATACATGGAAACGTCTGAACAAGGAGTGCTTTTCTCCAAATCCATATTCAAAGACCTTTATTAAAGGGTGTCTGAATCTAGCAAGGATGGTGCCACTGTTGTACAATTATGCTGACAATCAGAGCCTTCCACAGCTTGAGGAGTATATGAAGAGCATGTTTGTTTTACCTttaaattgttga